One segment of Pontibacter akesuensis DNA contains the following:
- a CDS encoding GNAT family N-acetyltransferase codes for MSQNIIHDEEDLRFYITFESDDAELTYTYPETEVMDFDHTFVPEDQRGQGVADKLVHEGLEFAKSNNYKVIASCPVVEAYIKRHKEYQDMVHPV; via the coding sequence ATGAGCCAAAACATAATTCACGACGAAGAAGATCTCCGCTTTTACATCACGTTTGAGAGCGACGATGCGGAACTGACTTACACGTACCCGGAAACCGAGGTAATGGACTTTGACCATACTTTTGTTCCGGAGGACCAGCGCGGACAGGGAGTTGCCGATAAACTGGTGCACGAGGGGCTGGAGTTCGCTAAATCAAACAACTACAAGGTGATTGCCTCCTGTCCGGTGGTGGAAGCCTACATCAAGCGCCACAAGGAGTACCAGGACATGGTGCATCCGGTGTAG
- a CDS encoding M1 family metallopeptidase has product MTTRHLIKSLALGAVLSLGATAAQAQEFSRQDTLRGSITPERAWWDLTFYDLDLAVNIKDSTFSGSNVIRYKVLEPKQRMQVDLQPPMRIEKVTQNGKELKVENDGNVWYVNLQEPQKVGEEKEIKVFYSGKPQVSENPPWSGGITWQRDQNGRPFIASSNQGDGASLWWPNKDHMYDEPDSMRMSVRVPKGLMDVSNGRLKKVQEHGDGSKTFTWYVTNPINNYGVNVNIADYVHFSDKYKGEKGVLDLEYYVLRNNLEKAKEQFKQVPLMLQAFEHWFGPYPFYEDSYKLVEAPYLGMEHQSSVTYGNGYQNGYLGRDLSGTGWGKKFDFIIIHESGHEWFANNITYKDIADMWIHESFTNYSESLFLDYHYGTKAANEYIIGLRNLIQNDKPIIGKYNVNHSGSGDMYPKGANMLHNLRQIVNNDEKWRSILRGLNKDFYHQTVATQQIEEYLSQKIGRNLTPVFDQYLRDVRIPELQYKINGKELQYRWANTVSNFDMPVKVTVDGREQWLEPTTTWKELKTAKKNPKVEVDKNFYVTAQKVTTS; this is encoded by the coding sequence ATGACTACACGCCACTTAATCAAATCGCTGGCTCTTGGTGCCGTACTTAGCCTTGGTGCCACAGCGGCACAGGCCCAGGAGTTCAGCCGCCAGGACACCCTGCGGGGCAGCATAACACCAGAGCGTGCCTGGTGGGACCTCACTTTTTACGACCTCGACCTTGCCGTCAACATCAAGGACAGCACCTTTTCAGGCAGCAACGTAATCCGTTATAAGGTGCTGGAGCCGAAGCAGCGCATGCAGGTAGATTTGCAGCCGCCGATGCGCATCGAGAAGGTAACACAGAATGGCAAAGAACTGAAGGTTGAGAATGATGGCAATGTGTGGTACGTGAACCTGCAGGAGCCGCAGAAAGTGGGCGAGGAAAAGGAGATAAAAGTATTTTACAGCGGCAAACCCCAGGTCAGCGAAAACCCACCCTGGAGCGGCGGCATTACGTGGCAGCGCGACCAGAACGGCCGACCGTTTATTGCCAGCTCTAATCAGGGCGACGGCGCCAGCCTCTGGTGGCCGAACAAAGACCATATGTACGATGAGCCCGATAGCATGCGCATGAGCGTGCGTGTTCCCAAGGGGCTGATGGACGTGAGCAACGGACGCCTGAAAAAGGTGCAGGAGCACGGCGACGGCAGCAAGACATTTACCTGGTATGTCACCAACCCCATCAACAACTATGGCGTGAATGTGAACATAGCCGATTATGTGCACTTCTCTGACAAGTATAAAGGCGAAAAGGGGGTGCTGGACCTGGAGTACTATGTGCTGCGCAACAACCTGGAGAAGGCAAAAGAGCAGTTTAAGCAGGTACCCCTGATGCTGCAGGCCTTTGAACACTGGTTTGGCCCCTACCCTTTTTATGAGGACAGCTACAAACTGGTGGAGGCGCCTTACCTGGGCATGGAGCATCAAAGCTCGGTAACCTACGGCAATGGTTACCAGAACGGCTACCTGGGGCGTGACCTAAGCGGCACGGGTTGGGGTAAGAAGTTTGACTTCATTATCATACATGAGTCCGGGCACGAGTGGTTCGCCAACAACATCACCTACAAGGACATTGCCGACATGTGGATTCACGAGAGCTTCACGAACTATTCCGAGTCCCTCTTTTTAGATTATCACTATGGCACCAAGGCGGCAAATGAGTACATCATCGGCCTGCGCAACCTTATTCAGAACGACAAACCGATCATCGGCAAGTATAACGTGAACCACTCGGGCTCAGGCGACATGTATCCGAAGGGGGCCAATATGCTGCACAACCTGCGCCAGATTGTGAACAACGATGAAAAGTGGCGCAGCATCCTGCGTGGCCTGAACAAGGATTTCTACCACCAGACCGTTGCCACACAGCAGATAGAGGAGTACCTGAGCCAGAAGATTGGCCGCAACCTCACCCCTGTTTTCGACCAGTACCTGCGTGATGTGCGCATTCCGGAACTACAGTATAAAATTAATGGTAAGGAGCTGCAGTACCGCTGGGCCAACACCGTAAGCAATTTCGACATGCCGGTGAAGGTAACTGTGGATGGCAGGGAGCAATGGCTGGAGCCAACCACCACCTGGAAAGAATTGAAAACGGCAAAGAAAAACCCGAAGGTGGAGGTAGACAAGAACTTCTATGTAACAGCGCAGAAAGTAACAACTTCCTAA